The window GGCGCGAGTTCGAGCGCTTCCTCGCGGAGCGTGAGGGCGAGGGCTGAGGTCCGGTCTCAGGCCTCGGGTCTCGGGGTGGAACCCAGGGCCAAAGGTCGGGCTCGGGGGCCTAAGCTGTGGGGCATGCTGAAAGTAGGCCTGACGGGCGGAATCGGTGCCGGCAAGAGCGAGGTCTCGCGACTGCTGGCGGGGTACGGGGCGATCGTCGTCGACGCCGATCGGATCGCGCGCGAGGTCGTGGAGCCCGGTACGCCGGGGCTCGCGGCCATCATGGCGGCCTTCGGCGAGTCGGTGCTGACCGCCGAGGGGACGCTGGACCGGCCAAAGCTGGGGTCCATCGTGTTCGCGGACCCGGCGAAGCTCCAGACGCTCAACGCGATCGTGCACCCGCTGGTCGGGGCCCGGTCGGCCGAGCTGGAAGCCGCCGCGGGGGCCGGCGCGATCGTGGTGCACGACGTACCGCTGCTCACCGAGAACGGCCTGGCGCCGCTGTACGACCTGGTGGTCGTGGTGGACGCGGCACCGCAGACGCAGCTGGCGCGACTGACCGCGCTGCGCGGGATGGCCGAGGAGGAGGCGCGGGCGCGGATGGCCGCGCAGGCCTCGCGCGAGCAGCGGCTCGCGGTGGCGACCCTCGTGATCGACAACGACGGGCCGCTGGAGGCGCTGGAGCCGCAGGTGCGCAAGGTGTGGGAGGAACTCACCGCGCGGGCGGCGGGCGGCGCCGCCTGACGCCTGACGCCTGACGCCTGACGCCTGACGCCTGACGCCTGACGCCTGACGCCTGACGCCTGACGCCTGACGTCTGACGTCTGGTGTCCGACGTCCCGCGTTTCGCGTCTCGCGCTCGACGTCTGACGTGTGCACGGAATAGGGGGTGGGGCGGGGGCGTTGAACGCGCCCGTAGAGGGAAGGATTTCGACCGTGTCCGAGACCACGCGCCCCACCCCGGCCAGCCCGGAAACACACGTCATCGACTACCGGGCCGCCGAGCACCTGCTCGCCGCACGTGACCCGCGCGGCGCGGTCAAGCTGCTCGACTCCGTCATAGCCGCCCACCCGGAGAACACGGCGGCGCGGCTGCTGCGGGCCCGGGCCTTCTTCGCCTCGGCCCAACTGCGCCCGGCGGAGCTGGAGTTCGAGCTGGTGCTGGAGCGCGAGCCGGACAATGCCTTCGCCCACTTCGCGCTGGCCCGCACCCATGAGCGCGCGGGCCGGCCCGAGCAGGCCCGCAAGCACTTCCGCCTGGCCGCCGCCCTCGATCCGCAGCCGGACTACCTGGCGGCGGCCCGCTTCGACGACCAGGCCTGATCGACGCGCCTACCAGCCCACCGGCTCAATGGGGGCGCGGCGGTTCGTACGGCGGGACGTCCGGGCCGGGCTGGTAGTGCGGCCCCTGGTGGATGTGGCGCAGGACCATGAACAGGTCCACGGTCACGACGACCGCCAGTGCCCCGCAGGCGGCCGCCCATCCGGGACGGCCCGCCAGTGAGAAGACGGCCGTCCCGCCGACGGCCCAGATCAGCCCCCAGACGCCCAGCCAGAACCGCAGCCGCAGCGGGCTTCGCGCGGTCACCGGCTCGTTCCCCGAACGCATGGACATCGCCTCTCACGTCTCACGTCCATGGTCCCACTCCGGCAGGTCACGGGTTGAGCTTGTTCACGGCCTTCGTGGTCGTCTTCTTGAAGTCGGCGACCGGAGCGTGGGACAGGTTGCCCATCTCGCCCCACTTCACGACGGTCACGGTGGCGCCGTCGCGCCCGATGCCGAAGAGGTGCACGCCGGGTTCGGAGTCGGGAATCGAGGTGTGGACCCCGTAGACGTGCGCGCCCTCCTCGACGGGGAGCGTCCCGTAGTCCTGCCAGGAGGCCGTACCGCCCGGGGTCGTCCGCAGCCAGTCGGCGGCGCACGCCGCGACCTTGCGCTCCAGGGTGCCGACGAGCTTGGCGGCCGCGGAGGGCGAGGCGGACCGTACGGAGACCTGCACGGCGCCGGTGTCGAACTCGGTGCCGAAGTCGCGGTGCCAGCTGCCCGTCGCCGGAAGCGCGCCCTC of the Streptomyces sp. NBC_01294 genome contains:
- the coaE gene encoding dephospho-CoA kinase, with protein sequence MLKVGLTGGIGAGKSEVSRLLAGYGAIVVDADRIAREVVEPGTPGLAAIMAAFGESVLTAEGTLDRPKLGSIVFADPAKLQTLNAIVHPLVGARSAELEAAAGAGAIVVHDVPLLTENGLAPLYDLVVVVDAAPQTQLARLTALRGMAEEEARARMAAQASREQRLAVATLVIDNDGPLEALEPQVRKVWEELTARAAGGAA
- a CDS encoding tetratricopeptide repeat protein, producing MSETTRPTPASPETHVIDYRAAEHLLAARDPRGAVKLLDSVIAAHPENTAARLLRARAFFASAQLRPAELEFELVLEREPDNAFAHFALARTHERAGRPEQARKHFRLAAALDPQPDYLAAARFDDQA
- a CDS encoding DUF6343 family protein, with translation MRSGNEPVTARSPLRLRFWLGVWGLIWAVGGTAVFSLAGRPGWAAACGALAVVVTVDLFMVLRHIHQGPHYQPGPDVPPYEPPRPH